In Helianthus annuus cultivar XRQ/B chromosome 3, HanXRQr2.0-SUNRISE, whole genome shotgun sequence, a single window of DNA contains:
- the LOC110928999 gene encoding ethanolamine-phosphate cytidylyltransferase: MEFESNDSNWDGVYYYPQLFGGVMLTAAVLGLSTSYFGGTMGFPTLPYTLPYLNNLQKKKREKRKVRVYMDGCFDLMHYGHANALRQAKALGDELVVGLVSDEEIVLNKGPPVLSMEERLALVSGLKWVDEVIADAPYAITEDFMNRLFNEHKIDYIIHGDDPCLLPDGSDAYALAKKVGRYKQIKRTEGVSSTDIVGRILAFIEDKNACDGSQESSRNDEPNGMNKSVEKSKHASNFLPTSRRIVQFSNAKGPGPNARVVYIDGAFDLFHAGHVEILKSARQLGDFLLVGIYTDQIVSEQRGPHFPLMHLHERSLSVLACRYVDEVIIGAPWEITKDMITTFNISLVVHGTVCESKSSVNGQADPYSVPKNMGIFRMLESPKDITTTSVAQRIIANHEIYEKRNAKKEASEKKFYEERKYISGD; the protein is encoded by the exons ATGGAGTTTGAGAGCAATGATTCAAACTGGGACGGGGTATACTACTACCCACAACTATTTGGTGGTGTTATGCTAACAGCCGCAGTACTCGGTTTATCGACAAGTTATTTCGGTGGTACAATGGGGTTTCCCACATTACCGTATACGTTACCATACTTGAACAATCttcaaaagaaaaaaagagaaaaaagaaaagtTAGGGTTTATATGGATGGGTGTTTTGATCTTATGCATTATGGGCATGCTAATGCTTTGAGACAAGCTAAAGCTTTAGGCGATGAGTTGGTGGTTGGACTTGTAAGTGATGAAGAAATTGTATTGAATAAAGGCCCACCCGTTTTATCCATGGAAGAAAG GCTGGCTCTCGTTAGCGGATTGAAGTGGGTGGATGAAGTTATTGCCGATGCACCGTATGCAATTACTGAAGATTTTATGAACCGTTTATTTAACGAGCATAAAATTGATTATATCATTCATGGTGACGATCCTTGCCTACTTCCTGATGGAAGTGACGCGTATGCCCTTGCAAAAAAGGTTGGTCGTTACAAGCAGATTAAGCGCACCGAGGGCGTCTCTAGCACCGACATTGTAG GAAGAATATTGGCTTTTATAGAGGATAAAAACGCATGTGACGGTTCACAGGAGTCATCTCGGAATGATGAACCTAATGGAATGAACAAAAGTGTTGAAAAATCTAAACATGCGTCTAATTTTCTGCCTACATCAAGAAGAATTGTGCAGTTTTCGAATGCCAAG GGGCCTGGGCCGAATGCTCGTGTGGTGTATATTGATGGAGCATTTGATTTGTTTCATGCCGGGCATGTTGAG ATCTTGAAGAGCGCTCGACAACTAGGAGATTTTCTACTTGTGGGTATTTATACAGATCAAATTGTGAG TGAACAAAGAGGGCCTCATTTCCCGCTTATGCATTTGCATGAACGCAGTCTTAGCGTTTTGGCGTGTCGGTATGTTGATGAGGTCATCATTGGTGCTCCTTGGGAGATCACTAAGGACATG ATTACGACTTTCAATATCTCATTGGTTGTGCATGGAACAGTTTGTGAAAGCAAGTCTTCAGTCAAT GGCCAGGCAGATCCTTATTCAGTCCCGAAAAATATGGGCATTTTCAGAATGCTTGAGAGTCCGAAAGACATCACCACAACCTCTGTGGCTCAAAGAATAATAGCCAATCATGAAATCTATGAG AAAAGAAATGCAAAGAAGGAAGCTAGTGAGAAGAAGTTCTATGAAGAAAGAAAGTACATATCGGGagattaa